In Ammoniphilus sp. CFH 90114, a genomic segment contains:
- a CDS encoding DUF3109 family protein: MSLFYYGTQDQLSKKEAFHLKKYYKKHSFISSGRFIIDPAIFTNVNLDCKNCHRVHVMTCCEGGQPYSTDPESEEKLRKAAPSIIKTYLDEKRQWEADQSGYMEKFAVGPQHPTIKLCEGNCFFFVKDDDESYCSIHRYALDHQRSPLDLKPMSCSLFPLDIIQMDSTLFVTAITPETTAFSRWGYEYKDHLCVNREIREAEQISPELFSIDGYRPAWEWCRDLLQTTFGDEIITIIMQSETTNGT; the protein is encoded by the coding sequence GTGTCTCTCTTCTATTACGGAACACAGGACCAATTATCTAAGAAGGAAGCTTTTCATCTCAAGAAATATTACAAAAAGCATTCCTTTATTAGTTCTGGTCGTTTTATTATTGATCCAGCTATTTTTACTAATGTAAACCTTGATTGCAAAAATTGCCATCGGGTGCACGTGATGACGTGCTGCGAGGGGGGACAGCCTTATTCTACAGACCCGGAAAGTGAGGAAAAGCTAAGGAAAGCTGCCCCTTCGATCATCAAGACCTATCTTGACGAGAAGCGACAGTGGGAGGCTGATCAATCTGGTTATATGGAGAAGTTCGCCGTGGGTCCGCAGCATCCGACTATCAAACTGTGTGAGGGAAATTGTTTCTTTTTTGTTAAAGATGACGATGAATCCTACTGCAGCATCCACCGATACGCACTTGATCATCAGCGTTCTCCATTAGACTTAAAACCAATGAGCTGTTCTTTGTTTCCTTTAGATATTATTCAAATGGATTCAACTTTGTTTGTCACCGCGATTACCCCTGAAACGACAGCATTTTCTCGATGGGGATATGAATACAAAGATCACCTCTGTGTAAATAGGGAGATAAGAGAGGCTGAGCAGATTTCACCTGAGTTATTTTCTATTGATGGATACCGTCCCGCTTGGGAATGGTGTCGCGATTTACTACAGACAACATTTGGTGACGAGATCATCACGATCATCATGCAAAGCGAAACAACGAATGGTACTTGA